The proteins below are encoded in one region of Bdellovibrionota bacterium:
- the ispF gene encoding 2-C-methyl-D-erythritol 2,4-cyclodiphosphate synthase — protein MSGFRIGQGFDVHPFARDRKLILGGVEIPHAAGLAGHSDADALCHAICDALLGAMSLGDMGQHFPDTDPKYRGKSSLFFLERVSALVAEKGWRIANIDSTIVTEDPILRPHIDPMRRKIAQTLQLEADRVSVKATRPEKLGALGRKEGLLVLAMALLQK, from the coding sequence ATGAGCGGGTTTCGAATCGGACAGGGATTCGACGTACATCCGTTCGCAAGAGACCGGAAACTGATCTTGGGCGGCGTTGAAATTCCTCACGCGGCCGGACTGGCGGGCCACTCTGATGCCGATGCCCTTTGCCACGCCATCTGCGACGCTCTTCTCGGTGCGATGTCGCTCGGCGACATGGGCCAGCACTTTCCCGACACCGATCCAAAATACCGGGGCAAATCGAGCCTTTTTTTCCTGGAGCGAGTCTCCGCGCTGGTTGCAGAAAAAGGATGGCGCATCGCCAACATCGACAGCACGATCGTTACGGAGGATCCGATTCTGCGCCCGCATATCGACCCGATGCGACGAAAAATTGCGCAGACACTTCAATTGGAAGCCGATCGGGTGAGCGTAAAGGCCACTCGCCCCGAAAAGTTAGGCGCGCTCGGACGAAAGGAAGGACTTCTCGTTCTGGCCATGGCTCTTCTCCAAAAATAA
- a CDS encoding CarD family transcriptional regulator: MTRNAAQAPFKVGDKAVYPAHGVGVIERIENKEISGTVMSFFVLRILDNDMTIMIPTSNLKNVGLRQIITGDKVKEVYKIFQKRDVVIDTTTWNRRYREYMEKIKTGSVFEIAEVMRDLFVLKQTKTLSFGERKMLDTARNLLIKELALAKSVAEEEIERDIRKIFEE, translated from the coding sequence ATGACGCGGAACGCTGCACAGGCCCCCTTCAAGGTTGGAGACAAAGCGGTCTACCCCGCCCATGGTGTCGGGGTCATCGAACGGATCGAAAACAAGGAGATCTCCGGAACGGTCATGTCGTTTTTCGTCCTGCGGATTCTGGACAACGACATGACGATCATGATTCCGACGTCGAACCTCAAGAACGTCGGTCTCCGCCAAATCATCACCGGCGATAAGGTGAAAGAGGTTTACAAGATTTTTCAAAAACGCGATGTCGTGATCGACACCACGACGTGGAACCGCCGGTACCGAGAATACATGGAAAAAATCAAGACCGGATCGGTGTTCGAGATCGCCGAGGTCATGCGCGATCTCTTTGTGCTGAAACAGACGAAGACCCTTTCCTTTGGTGAGAGAAAGATGCTCGACACCGCCCGAAACCTGCTGATCAAGGAGCTGGCATTGGCCAAATCGGTCGCGGAAGAGGAGATCGAGCGGGACATTCGCAAGATCTTCGAAGAGTGA
- the ispD gene encoding 2-C-methyl-D-erythritol 4-phosphate cytidylyltransferase translates to MNVTAVITAGGSGKRFGTPTPKQFLPLLGLPILVRSVQAFERCTEVEEIVITVPEAQLASYNPSTFHSYDIRKVVKAIVGGESRQESVHLGLRAIDWPCDVVAIHDASRPLIHGKLISASLLSLEGWDGSVVAVPVHDTLKEVSSPPKIDRTVERTHLWAMQTPQVFRFPWILKAYDQAAKDSFRATDDAQVAERFGGKVRVLEGDPRNLKITFNNDLRMAEALLKGEVE, encoded by the coding sequence GTGAACGTCACCGCCGTCATTACCGCGGGCGGTAGTGGAAAACGATTCGGCACACCAACCCCCAAACAGTTTCTGCCTCTCTTGGGGCTCCCCATCCTGGTCCGTTCGGTACAAGCCTTCGAACGATGCACCGAAGTCGAAGAAATCGTCATCACGGTCCCCGAAGCGCAGCTGGCATCGTACAACCCGTCGACGTTTCACAGCTACGACATCCGGAAAGTCGTGAAGGCCATCGTGGGGGGAGAGTCAAGACAAGAATCGGTTCATCTGGGGCTTCGGGCGATCGATTGGCCCTGCGACGTCGTCGCCATTCATGATGCGTCCCGGCCGCTGATCCACGGCAAATTGATTTCCGCCTCGCTCCTGTCGTTGGAAGGGTGGGACGGTTCGGTCGTCGCCGTTCCGGTTCACGACACACTCAAAGAAGTCTCCTCTCCGCCGAAAATCGACCGCACCGTCGAGCGAACCCATCTTTGGGCCATGCAAACGCCTCAAGTTTTTCGATTTCCCTGGATCTTGAAAGCGTACGATCAGGCAGCGAAGGATTCCTTCCGAGCTACGGATGACGCTCAAGTGGCGGAGCGTTTCGGCGGAAAGGTTCGAGTGCTCGAGGGAGACCCGCGTAATCTCAAAATTACGTTCAATAACGATCTCCGGATGGCTGAAGCCCTTCTCAAGGGAGAGGTCGAATGA
- a CDS encoding tetratricopeptide repeat protein produces MIRRYSLFLILAVAAFGPLLFSPYHYDDSIVIQTNELLRSFAGIKELWLGHIDHAHEMDGTYRPLFLTGLALIGRIFDFSPIVFHFASIALHALNALLLYVLATRLIHLSPRMAFVTSSLFLLHPVQVTSLAIIWKQSDLWVASAALGTLFLLFQFSRSQKKRWLICAGLLFLGSFLIKESPMILPLLWLAAEPIFPKAGRKSRFVFVALGCAVSFLYYKELCPRVPRPYDSEPNPSTHLQYFSTQLSVFPYYLRDLFWPDALTVDRTIYVPAALTATGAFWMAAAALMVGLLILLAVGRRSRTAVAFLWGMLWLAPTSSFEPLSILYDETRLYLTVASVSLALMIAVSRYRHRVVLSKNILRLAMAAPIVLLGMLSFCETARWKSDRRLWEATLDVDPTSARAHYMLGYLDDMDRAYDDAEQHYRKALELSSDFPNPRLNLGILLGRKGDLDGAAAEFTRLLSAPPHWAARGHYHLALDFLYRGKPQEGLLHLEKAKRLDPTGVLAAKGEKIFSSYLARPKRVR; encoded by the coding sequence TTGATCCGGCGCTATTCCCTTTTTCTTATTCTCGCAGTAGCTGCATTCGGGCCGCTTCTTTTCTCTCCCTATCACTACGACGATTCAATCGTCATTCAAACCAATGAGCTGCTCCGATCGTTTGCCGGCATCAAAGAGCTTTGGCTGGGCCATATCGACCACGCGCACGAAATGGACGGTACGTATCGGCCGCTGTTTCTCACGGGCCTCGCCTTGATCGGCCGGATTTTTGACTTTTCGCCGATCGTTTTCCACTTCGCTTCCATCGCACTCCACGCTTTGAACGCGCTTCTTCTTTATGTTCTTGCGACACGCCTCATTCATCTCTCTCCGCGCATGGCCTTTGTGACGTCGTCCCTTTTCCTTCTCCATCCCGTTCAGGTCACTTCCCTCGCGATAATTTGGAAGCAGAGCGATCTTTGGGTGGCATCGGCCGCCCTGGGAACCCTCTTTCTCCTTTTTCAATTTTCGCGATCACAAAAGAAGCGCTGGCTCATCTGCGCCGGGCTTCTTTTCTTGGGAAGCTTTCTCATCAAAGAAAGTCCTATGATTCTTCCCCTCCTTTGGCTGGCGGCGGAACCGATCTTCCCCAAAGCCGGACGCAAATCCCGTTTTGTCTTTGTCGCTCTGGGATGCGCGGTCTCCTTCCTCTATTATAAAGAGCTTTGCCCGAGAGTGCCCCGTCCCTATGACAGTGAGCCGAATCCCTCCACGCACCTCCAATATTTTTCGACGCAACTCTCCGTGTTCCCGTACTATTTGCGCGACCTCTTTTGGCCCGATGCTCTGACCGTCGATCGAACGATTTATGTTCCCGCCGCCCTGACCGCAACCGGTGCGTTTTGGATGGCGGCGGCGGCCTTGATGGTCGGGCTTCTGATCCTCTTGGCCGTCGGCCGAAGGTCACGAACGGCCGTGGCTTTTCTTTGGGGCATGCTTTGGCTCGCGCCCACATCCAGCTTTGAACCGCTTTCAATCCTCTACGATGAGACACGCCTTTATCTCACCGTCGCATCGGTCTCGCTTGCTTTGATGATCGCAGTCTCCCGTTACCGCCACCGGGTTGTACTTTCGAAAAACATTCTCCGGCTGGCGATGGCGGCGCCGATTGTTCTTCTCGGGATGCTTTCGTTCTGCGAAACGGCTCGGTGGAAATCGGATCGGCGGCTCTGGGAAGCGACTCTCGACGTCGATCCCACCTCCGCACGAGCGCATTACATGCTCGGGTATCTGGACGATATGGACCGGGCATACGACGATGCCGAGCAACACTATCGAAAAGCACTGGAACTCAGTTCCGACTTTCCCAATCCGCGTCTAAATCTCGGAATCCTCCTCGGTCGCAAGGGAGATCTCGACGGCGCAGCCGCCGAATTCACGAGACTTCTCTCCGCGCCCCCTCATTGGGCCGCGCGAGGGCATTATCATTTGGCGCTCGATTTCCTCTATCGCGGGAAGCCTCAAGAAGGCCTGTTGCACTTGGAAAAAGCCAAGCGACTGGATCCCACGGGGGTTCTTGCGGCCAAGGGAGAAAAGATCTTCTCGTCATATCTTGCCCGCCCGAAGCGGGTGCGCTAA
- a CDS encoding TIGR02266 family protein has translation MTDSNKTWLPRTKRFPVQIPISVSTIGTFLDSEIMNLSKGGIFIRADITLPLGTEVDLKFSIPYSDRAVEATGTVVWTRKAGPKPKGAFPDHPAGMGIQFKQIDLSDMEFLLDSIERIMENS, from the coding sequence ATGACCGATTCAAACAAGACCTGGCTGCCGCGAACGAAGCGGTTTCCGGTTCAAATTCCGATCAGTGTGTCCACGATCGGGACGTTTCTGGACAGCGAAATCATGAATCTCTCGAAAGGAGGAATTTTCATCCGGGCCGACATCACGCTGCCGCTGGGGACCGAGGTGGATCTCAAGTTTTCCATTCCCTACTCGGATCGGGCGGTCGAAGCGACCGGCACGGTGGTTTGGACGAGAAAAGCCGGGCCCAAACCGAAAGGGGCGTTTCCCGACCATCCCGCCGGAATGGGAATTCAATTCAAGCAGATCGATCTGTCCGACATGGAATTCCTCCTCGACAGCATCGAGAGGATCATGGAGAATTCTTGA
- a CDS encoding MOSC N-terminal beta barrel domain-containing protein, translated as MASSVTVKELWIYPIKSCRGISITATKVERRGFEFDRRWMVVNEEGQFLTQRTLPRMALIHVELTAEGPRVSAPDQPPLLLQRNQTPFHSRSVVVFNDRVEAVDQGDRAAEWFSRFLGIRTRVVYMPDDTNRRVDPEYGQSGDQVSFADAYPLLILSEASVDDLNRRLPAPISFRRFRPNILVTGCDPYEEDRWKMIAIGDVSIEFVKPCERCSVTTVDPDTALRGEQPLTTLAAYRKVDGKIFFAQNAIPRRFGTIRVGDRLKIS; from the coding sequence ATGGCCTCATCCGTCACAGTCAAAGAGCTTTGGATCTACCCGATCAAATCGTGTCGGGGGATATCGATTACAGCGACCAAAGTGGAACGGCGTGGTTTCGAGTTTGACCGCCGCTGGATGGTCGTTAATGAAGAAGGGCAATTTCTCACGCAGCGAACGCTTCCCAGAATGGCGCTCATTCATGTTGAGCTCACCGCCGAGGGCCCGCGGGTTTCGGCGCCGGATCAACCGCCTCTGCTCCTTCAACGGAATCAAACTCCGTTTCACTCTCGATCGGTCGTCGTTTTTAACGATCGAGTCGAAGCCGTCGATCAGGGAGATCGCGCGGCCGAGTGGTTCAGCCGTTTTTTGGGAATTCGTACGCGTGTGGTTTACATGCCGGATGATACGAACCGACGAGTTGATCCGGAGTATGGACAATCGGGCGACCAAGTGAGTTTCGCTGACGCTTATCCACTTTTGATTCTTTCCGAAGCTTCCGTGGATGACTTGAACCGGCGGCTGCCCGCACCCATCTCCTTTCGTCGTTTTCGTCCCAACATTTTGGTCACCGGTTGCGATCCCTACGAAGAAGACCGTTGGAAGATGATTGCGATCGGGGACGTAAGCATCGAATTTGTTAAGCCTTGCGAGCGCTGCAGCGTAACGACGGTGGATCCCGATACCGCATTGCGTGGGGAACAACCGTTAACAACTTTGGCCGCGTACCGGAAGGTGGATGGAAAAATCTTCTTTGCACAAAACGCGATTCCCCGCCGTTTTGGAACAATTCGTGTCGGCGACCGGCTGAAAATTTCTTGA
- a CDS encoding molybdopterin dinucleotide binding domain-containing protein, with the protein MPNGRARFSAISPPKLEIPEGCVYVTTRRGKQFNSMTYGSNDPLTNRERTDIFVSGHDADRLGLQDGEKIRLRSDVGQMDGTCRIAPIPPRNVQVHWPEGNVLVSRHYDPVSFEPDYNAVARIEKIL; encoded by the coding sequence CGAAACTCGAGATACCGGAAGGCTGCGTCTACGTCACCACGCGGAGGGGAAAGCAGTTCAACTCCATGACGTACGGTTCGAACGACCCGCTGACGAATCGCGAACGGACCGACATTTTCGTCTCCGGCCACGACGCTGACCGATTGGGTTTGCAGGACGGCGAGAAGATTCGCCTGCGATCCGACGTCGGTCAGATGGATGGAACCTGCCGAATCGCTCCGATTCCTCCGCGGAATGTTCAAGTGCATTGGCCCGAGGGGAATGTTCTAGTTTCTCGCCACTATGATCCGGTGTCGTTTGAGCCGGATTACAACGCCGTCGCCCGGATTGAAAAGATCCTATAG
- a CDS encoding dihydroorotate dehydrogenase codes for MASRAERTGKKFTVDLSTQVGPLKLKNPVLAASGTFGYGLEFAHLVDLNRLGGFVTKGLSLQPRAGNPPPRIHETACGMLNSIGLHNIGVEAFLRDKLPALRKYDTAVIANIYGETPDDFVSVARELNNSEGLAALEINVSCPNVAKGGLDLGTDPEEVQKLVERIRKITKLPLWAKLTPNVTDIQAIARAAINGGANALSLINTIRGMSVDLDKRTPHLSSVTGGLSGPAIKPVALAHIYEVAKSFDIPIVGIGGIASGRDALEFMVVGASAVQIGTQNFVRSNACITILDEMEAFLREKQIPKVTNVNRTLSTYSQSTAVALDR; via the coding sequence ATGGCATCACGCGCAGAGCGCACGGGGAAGAAATTCACCGTCGATCTCTCGACACAGGTCGGACCGCTGAAACTGAAAAATCCCGTTCTGGCCGCATCGGGAACCTTCGGCTACGGCTTGGAATTCGCCCATCTCGTCGATTTGAACCGCCTCGGCGGTTTCGTCACCAAAGGTCTGTCGCTACAACCCAGGGCCGGGAATCCGCCGCCGAGAATACATGAGACGGCGTGCGGGATGCTCAATTCAATCGGACTCCATAACATCGGTGTCGAAGCCTTCTTGCGTGACAAACTCCCCGCTCTTCGGAAATACGACACCGCCGTCATCGCGAACATTTACGGAGAAACCCCCGACGATTTTGTCTCCGTCGCACGGGAGTTAAACAATTCCGAAGGACTCGCGGCCTTGGAGATCAACGTCTCTTGCCCCAACGTGGCCAAGGGGGGTCTCGATCTGGGCACCGATCCGGAGGAAGTGCAAAAGCTCGTCGAGCGGATTCGAAAGATTACGAAACTTCCGCTCTGGGCGAAGCTGACGCCGAACGTGACGGACATTCAGGCGATTGCGAGAGCGGCGATCAACGGCGGCGCCAACGCACTCTCCCTGATCAACACGATCCGCGGAATGTCCGTCGACCTGGATAAACGGACGCCCCATCTGTCCTCCGTGACCGGCGGCCTTTCGGGCCCGGCCATAAAGCCCGTCGCCCTCGCGCATATTTATGAAGTCGCGAAATCGTTCGACATTCCGATCGTCGGCATCGGCGGTATCGCCTCCGGAAGGGACGCATTAGAATTCATGGTGGTCGGCGCCAGCGCCGTTCAGATCGGAACGCAGAACTTCGTCCGCTCCAACGCCTGTATAACGATCCTGGACGAAATGGAGGCCTTCCTTCGGGAAAAGCAGATCCCGAAAGTGACGAACGTCAACCGCACGCTTTCGACGTATTCGCAGAGCACGGCCGTTGCTCTTGATAGATGA
- a CDS encoding PilZ domain-containing protein, translating into MSPALRTEKVERSHERHEMSVAVEFRGPDGPILATTGNISRGGMYIHTPVPLPSGAKAFFTLQLPQENPMKFHLEGEVVWSNRRRRGRTTAPHGMGVRFLSTRGQTPKTLDSIFSVLNTIRS; encoded by the coding sequence ATGTCCCCAGCTTTACGAACTGAAAAAGTGGAACGCTCTCACGAACGGCATGAGATGTCGGTGGCCGTCGAATTTCGGGGCCCCGACGGACCGATTCTGGCCACGACCGGAAACATCAGCCGCGGTGGAATGTACATTCACACGCCGGTGCCACTGCCGAGCGGAGCCAAGGCTTTCTTCACACTTCAGCTTCCTCAAGAGAATCCCATGAAATTCCATCTCGAAGGCGAAGTGGTCTGGTCGAACCGCCGCAGGCGGGGAAGAACGACGGCTCCGCATGGCATGGGTGTGCGTTTCTTGTCGACACGAGGCCAGACCCCCAAAACACTCGACAGCATTTTTTCCGTCCTGAATACGATAAGATCGTAG
- a CDS encoding SOS response-associated peptidase — protein sequence MCGRFTMTASSYEQLAALFGVEVAVEQARLYRPRYNIAPGDPFWIFLREENSRRLDPARWGLIPSWSKEKSGLINARSDTAATKPAFRKSFREKRCAIPADGFYEWTGDKKFRRPIWFHLPNNEIFRFAGLFEEGVDAKSQKTFRTFTILTADARGAVKGIHDRMPVILPPDLAEEWVSHRPAKTNSDVDQLQELLHSAPLPPLVATEVSRRVNSPRNDDPALLDPIQP from the coding sequence ATGTGCGGCCGGTTTACGATGACCGCCAGCAGCTACGAGCAACTGGCGGCGCTATTCGGCGTGGAGGTGGCTGTCGAACAGGCCCGCCTCTATCGGCCAAGGTACAACATCGCGCCCGGCGACCCGTTTTGGATCTTTCTTCGTGAAGAGAACAGTCGCCGCCTCGATCCCGCCCGTTGGGGTCTCATCCCTTCTTGGTCGAAGGAAAAAAGCGGCCTCATCAACGCCCGCAGCGATACGGCGGCCACCAAACCGGCATTCCGGAAGTCGTTTCGGGAAAAGCGGTGCGCGATTCCGGCCGACGGATTTTATGAATGGACGGGCGACAAGAAATTTCGCCGGCCGATCTGGTTTCATCTGCCCAATAACGAGATTTTTCGTTTTGCCGGTCTCTTTGAAGAGGGTGTGGATGCTAAATCGCAAAAAACCTTTCGAACGTTTACAATTTTGACTGCCGACGCGCGGGGCGCCGTTAAAGGGATTCACGACCGGATGCCGGTGATCCTCCCGCCCGACCTTGCGGAAGAGTGGGTTTCGCACCGCCCGGCGAAAACAAATTCGGATGTCGATCAACTACAAGAGTTGTTGCATTCAGCGCCCTTGCCTCCGCTTGTTGCCACGGAAGTTTCTCGGCGCGTGAACTCCCCCCGCAACGACGATCCAGCGCTCCTGGACCCGATTCAGCCATAG